In one window of Arachis ipaensis cultivar K30076 chromosome B06, Araip1.1, whole genome shotgun sequence DNA:
- the LOC107647957 gene encoding pectinesterase-like, giving the protein MNPNSIVMALKNLSIIILLFVNSLIVLSIFPTLSIAANQKSVPIVSPQTICKSTLYPSYCENVFANQNGTVFDYGRISIRKSLSQSRKFLNSLDSYLEKKSSLSQPTISTLQDCKFLTELSFEYLSNALDTVEKASDVLPTSQADDAHTVLSAVLTNQQTCLDEVISLTTASDQRVKDDISSSLSDYLKLLSVSLALYKEGWVPEKKISTLLEHKGRHLEFRNGHLPLKMSSRVREIYDSAIGRHGRKLLSVDDSENYVLVSDIVVVSQDGSGNFTTINDAIGAAPNNTDGSNGYFLIFITEGVYQEYVSIAKNKKYLMILGEGINRTIITGDHNVVDGSTTFNSATFAVVAQGFVAVNVTFRNTAGPSKHQAVAVRNGADLSTFYSCSFEAYQDTLYTHSLRQFYRECDIYGTVDFIFGNAAVVFQSCNLYPRLPMSGQFNAITAQGRTDPNQNTGTSIHNSTITAAGDLAAVVGSVKTYLGRPWKEYSTTVYTLCLMDSLIDPSGWSIWSGDFALSTLYYAEYNNGGGGSNTTNRVTWPGYHVLNNAADATNWTVSNFLGGDSWLPQTGVPYLSGLF; this is encoded by the exons ATGAATCCAAATTCAATAGTAATGGCTTTGAAAAACTTGTCCATTATTATTTTGCTCTTTGTTAATTCCCTTATTGTCCTTTCCATCTTCCCTACATTATCCATAGCTGCTAACCAGAAATCAGTTCCCATAGTTTCCCCACAAACCATATGCAAGTCCACTCTATACCCTTCTTACTGCGAAAACGTGTTTGCtaatcaaaatggcaccgttttcGACTATGGCCGCATTTCCATTCGAAAATCCCTATCCCAGTCCCGCAAGTTCTTGAACTCACTTGATTCATATCTTGAAAAGAAATCTTCTTTATCTCAACCCACAATTAGCACTCTCCAAGATTGTAAGTTTCTCACTGAGTTAAGCTTTGAATACTTATCAAACGCCCTTGACACCGTTGAAAAAGCCAGCGATGTTCTTCCAACATCACAAGCCGATGATGCACACACCGTCCTCAGTGCTGTCTTGACTAATCAACAAACTTGTTTAGATGAAGTTATAAGTCTAACCACTGCTTCTGATCAGAGAGTTAAGGATGATATCTCGTCCTCACTCTCTGATTATTTGAAGCTTCTCAGTGTCTCCCTTGCCCTCTACAAGGAGGGGTGGGTTCCTGAGAAGAAAATCTCAACCTTGTTAGAACACAAAGGAAGACACTTGGAGTTTCGTAACGGCCATTTACCATTGAAGATGTCGAGTAGAGTACGCGAAATTTACGATTCTGCCATTGGACGACACGGTAGAAAACTGCTGAGCGTGGACGACAGTGAAAATTACGTTCTGGTGAGTGACATTGTGGTTGTTAGCCAGGATGGAAGTGGAAACTTCACGACCATCAACGACGCCATTGGCGCAGCACCGAATAACACCGATGGTAGCAATGGCTACTTCCTCATCTTCATCACTGAGGGTGTGTATCAAGAGTATGTTTCTATAGCCAAAAACAAGAAGTACTTGATGATACTTGGAGAAGGAATCAACCGAACAATTATCACAGGTGATCACAATGTCGTGGACGGTTCTACAACATTCAACTCAGCAACATTTG CTGTAGTGGCACAAGGGTTTGTAGCAGTCAACGTAACATTTCGCAACACTGCGGGGCCAAGCAAGCACCAGGCAGTTGCAGTTAGAAATGGAGCAGATTTGTCCACTTTCTATAGCTGCAGCTTTGAAGCCTATCAAGACACGTTGTACACACATTCTCTAAGGCAATTCTACCGCGAATGCGATATTTATGGCACAGTTGACTTCATATTTGGAAACGCTGCAGTGGTTTTCCAAAGCTGCAACTTGTATCCCCGTCTTCCCATGAGTGGACAATTCAATGCCATCACTGCTCAAGGTCGAACCGATCCAAACCAAAACACAGGCACTTCCATACACAATTCCACCATAACAGCTGCCGGTGATTTGGCCGCGGTGGTTGGAAGCGTGAAAACGTACCTTGGGAGGCCATGGAAGGAGTATTCGACCACGGTTTATACGTTATGTTTGATGGATAGTTTGATTGATCCTTCTGGTTGGAGTATATGGAGTGGAGACTTTGCATTGAGCACTTTGTATTATGCGGAGTATAATAACGGTGGAGGTGGTTCAAACACCACAAATAGAGTGACGTGGCCTGGTTATCACGTTTTAAACAACGCTGCTGATGCAACTAATTGGACCGTCTCTAACTTCTTGGGTGGGGAT